A DNA window from Guyparkeria halophila contains the following coding sequences:
- the ubiG gene encoding bifunctional 2-polyprenyl-6-hydroxyphenol methylase/3-demethylubiquinol 3-O-methyltransferase UbiG, with the protein MTSTIDRADTPSSASPDELAHFNRLAEQWWDHDGPFASLHAINPLRMAFVETHSDAGDSRVLDVGCGGGILAEALARSGATVTALDLAEDVIAVARDHAPSYLDIDYRVADVTRFAPEHAGEYDVVTCMEMLEHVEQPARIIESLAEAVRPGGHVFLSTLNRNAKSWLLGIVAAEYLLNMVPRGTHDHRQFIRPGELARMGRAAGLKPIASTGIVYNPLTREFSLHDRDLDVNYLMAFQKDS; encoded by the coding sequence ATGACCTCGACCATCGACCGCGCTGACACCCCTTCGAGCGCCTCGCCCGACGAGCTGGCCCACTTCAACCGGCTGGCCGAGCAGTGGTGGGATCACGATGGGCCCTTCGCCTCGCTGCACGCGATCAACCCGCTGCGCATGGCCTTCGTCGAGACCCATAGCGATGCCGGTGACAGCCGGGTGCTCGACGTCGGCTGCGGTGGAGGGATACTTGCCGAGGCCCTCGCGCGCAGCGGGGCGACGGTGACCGCGCTGGACCTGGCTGAGGACGTCATCGCCGTGGCCCGCGACCACGCCCCGTCGTATCTGGACATCGACTACCGCGTCGCCGACGTCACCCGCTTTGCCCCCGAGCATGCCGGCGAATACGACGTGGTCACCTGCATGGAGATGCTCGAGCACGTCGAGCAACCCGCGCGCATCATCGAATCGCTCGCCGAGGCCGTCCGCCCCGGTGGCCACGTGTTTCTGTCGACGCTCAACCGCAACGCCAAGTCGTGGCTGCTGGGCATCGTCGCCGCGGAATACCTGCTCAACATGGTGCCGCGCGGCACGCACGACCACCGTCAGTTCATCCGTCCAGGCGAACTGGCGCGGATGGGGCGCGCTGCCGGGCTCAAGCCGATCGCCTCGACCGGGATCGTCTACAACCCGCTGACCCGCGAGTTCTCGCTCCACGACCGCGATCTCGACGTCAATTACCTGATGGCCTTCCAGAAGGACTCCTGA
- a CDS encoding HAD-IA family hydrolase, with protein sequence MLPAPQAILFDLDGTLLDTAPDMAAALNQLRAEHGLAPMPFAEIRPNVSNGARGLLGIGLGIGPDHDTYDQLRDRFLALYAADLAVHTCLFPGLEALVDSLEQRAMPWGVVTNKPGGLTHRLLEALKLEPAVVVCGDELERAKPHPDPLLFAAGKLRLPPSTIWYIGDHERDIIAGNAADMPTIAGRWGYLDGERPIEAWGATLVIDHPEEIAGLLPGSDLHAANPDAVDAK encoded by the coding sequence ATGCTGCCCGCCCCGCAAGCGATCCTGTTCGACCTCGACGGCACCCTGCTCGACACGGCACCCGACATGGCCGCCGCGCTCAACCAGTTGCGCGCCGAGCACGGACTCGCGCCCATGCCGTTCGCCGAGATCCGGCCCAACGTCTCCAACGGGGCGCGCGGTCTGCTGGGGATCGGGTTGGGCATCGGCCCGGATCACGACACCTACGACCAGCTGCGTGATCGGTTCCTGGCCCTCTACGCGGCGGACCTGGCCGTGCACACCTGCCTGTTCCCGGGCCTGGAAGCGCTGGTCGACTCGCTCGAGCAACGCGCCATGCCCTGGGGCGTGGTGACCAACAAGCCGGGCGGGCTGACCCATCGGCTGCTCGAGGCGCTGAAGCTCGAGCCGGCGGTCGTGGTCTGCGGCGACGAACTCGAACGGGCCAAACCCCACCCAGACCCGCTGCTGTTCGCGGCCGGCAAACTGCGGCTGCCCCCATCGACGATCTGGTACATCGGCGATCATGAACGCGACATCATCGCCGGCAACGCCGCCGACATGCCGACCATCGCCGGACGCTGGGGCTATCTCGACGGCGAACGGCCGATCGAGGCATGGGGCGCCACGCTGGTGATCGATCACCCCGAGGAGATCGCCGGCCTGCTCCCTGGATCGGATCTCCACGCGGCGAATCCCGACGCGGTGGATGCCAAATGA
- a CDS encoding class I SAM-dependent methyltransferase produces MSAGAGQEGFELPTPSAADQAKSLELIEQLVEGMHGAPIPFADYMATVLYHPTLGYYGSGQVAFGAGGDFITAPERSRFFTAGLAYEWRQARSADLGGELLEIGAGSGRLAIDLLERLAADDALPERYTILEISPALAARQAGNLRESLPPAVVERVRWIDAWSQLDWSGGIVVANEVLDAMPVERFRWWPGKPETAERLLVGFDGQRFVWQTQPADAPLQAAVEAITARIERPIVTPRETVLAEYSPDLADWLGEMRAALGAGGETWVYLFDYGSHTADIYRGDRNEGTLKCHYRHLAHEDPFVYPGLQDITAWVDFQAVEQAARAAGFAIDGERSQAQWLLGTDVPRLVERELQAHDSLTDQARLAQEFRELVMPTEMGERFRVMRLRLGG; encoded by the coding sequence ATGAGCGCCGGGGCAGGCCAGGAGGGTTTCGAGCTGCCGACACCCAGTGCGGCCGACCAGGCCAAGAGCCTCGAGCTGATCGAGCAACTCGTCGAGGGGATGCATGGCGCGCCCATCCCGTTCGCCGATTACATGGCCACCGTCCTCTATCACCCCACGCTGGGGTATTACGGCAGCGGTCAGGTCGCCTTCGGTGCGGGGGGCGATTTCATCACCGCCCCGGAGCGCTCGCGGTTCTTCACTGCCGGGCTGGCCTACGAGTGGCGCCAGGCACGGTCGGCCGATCTGGGTGGCGAGCTGCTCGAGATTGGCGCGGGTTCCGGCCGGCTGGCCATCGATCTGCTCGAACGGCTGGCCGCGGACGACGCGTTGCCCGAGCGCTACACCATCCTCGAGATCTCCCCGGCCTTGGCTGCCCGTCAGGCGGGAAACCTGCGCGAGTCGCTGCCGCCCGCGGTGGTCGAGCGGGTGCGCTGGATCGATGCCTGGTCGCAGCTGGACTGGTCGGGCGGGATCGTGGTCGCCAACGAGGTGCTCGATGCCATGCCAGTCGAGCGCTTTCGCTGGTGGCCGGGCAAGCCGGAAACGGCCGAGCGCCTGTTGGTGGGGTTCGATGGCCAGCGATTCGTCTGGCAGACGCAGCCGGCCGACGCCCCGCTGCAGGCGGCGGTCGAGGCGATCACCGCGCGCATCGAGCGGCCGATCGTCACCCCGCGCGAGACGGTGCTGGCGGAATACAGCCCCGATCTTGCCGACTGGCTGGGCGAGATGCGCGCGGCGCTCGGCGCCGGTGGCGAGACCTGGGTCTACCTGTTCGACTACGGCAGCCATACCGCCGATATCTACCGCGGTGATCGCAACGAGGGCACGCTCAAGTGCCACTACCGGCATCTGGCCCATGAAGACCCGTTTGTCTATCCGGGGCTGCAGGACATTACCGCCTGGGTGGATTTCCAGGCGGTCGAGCAGGCCGCGCGCGCGGCCGGGTTCGCCATCGACGGTGAGCGCAGCCAGGCCCAGTGGCTGCTGGGCACCGACGTCCCTCGGCTCGTCGAGCGGGAACTGCAGGCACACGACTCGCTGACCGATCAGGCCCGCTTGGCGCAAGAATTCCGCGAGCTGGTGATGCCCACCGAGATGGGTGAACGTTTCCGGGTGATGCGGCTTCGCCTTGGTGGTTGA
- a CDS encoding EAL domain-containing response regulator: MTPVETVENTPFSILHIIGSVNDSISLRGELRNAGLQASVHNAADFDAARHEITRTPIDIIYIEYGANALEMLTALRELVAREPALAGVPVVVYDDVGGVEEIEAFLEAGALSVITHESLVEPLLTRAVAFALLYQDRDRKAAQLSKSELRCQKLIDGSSEAVAYLQDGLHIYANQSYLDLMGFASIDDLREEPILDLAAGDSAQRLKAFLKTEDAEDTFTLKTNGGHEIEVRIHSTSASFDGEPCLQIFATQVKEDVADISEQLEYFARRDLLTGLYNRNYLFEQIEARRGEIVNGDEEDTGALLLFEILNHDEIKRHIGTTGMDNLLTEFGKKVEERVGGQGLVARHGAFSFLILLGRLDRHRTAELADTLNGLAREYVYTQGTTSVTVSTSAGYLVLDENSPPNAAELVDRVERASNRAAQEGKYQSRLYEPDLKTATEREQDEAWARKIKTALRESRFSLVFQPIVSLTGDREISRYEVFVRMLDEDGSLISPAEFLSQAERGELIQSIDRWVVLSAVKQIHNGVKNGEKPKLYIRISDASLHDPEFTKWLAQRLQMTRLPDTLLAIQVSVDKAGHALRHLADMQEALHPLGGELILDGFGGSGDDGFRILDHLPVSTIKIARPLLENFAQETANQERVGEVVQHAKQEDMAVIVPNVENAASLQVLWPMGVDFVQGDFIQAPQESLEFDFAQF; encoded by the coding sequence GTGACGCCCGTCGAAACCGTCGAAAACACGCCGTTTTCCATCCTGCACATCATCGGCTCGGTCAACGACTCGATTTCCCTGCGCGGGGAACTGCGCAATGCCGGTCTGCAGGCATCCGTGCACAACGCGGCCGATTTCGATGCCGCGCGCCATGAAATCACCCGTACCCCGATCGACATCATCTACATCGAGTACGGGGCGAATGCCCTCGAGATGCTGACCGCGCTCCGTGAGCTGGTCGCCCGTGAGCCGGCGCTTGCCGGGGTGCCCGTGGTTGTCTATGACGACGTCGGCGGGGTCGAGGAGATCGAGGCGTTTCTCGAGGCCGGCGCCTTGTCGGTGATCACGCACGAGTCGCTGGTCGAGCCGCTGCTGACGCGGGCCGTGGCCTTCGCCTTGCTCTACCAGGATCGCGACCGCAAGGCGGCCCAGCTGTCGAAGTCCGAGCTGCGCTGTCAGAAGCTGATCGACGGCTCGTCCGAGGCGGTCGCCTACCTGCAGGACGGGCTGCACATCTACGCCAACCAGTCGTACCTCGACCTGATGGGCTTTGCCAGCATCGACGATTTGCGCGAGGAGCCGATTCTCGATCTGGCCGCTGGCGATTCGGCCCAGCGCCTGAAGGCCTTTCTCAAGACCGAGGACGCCGAGGACACTTTCACCCTCAAGACCAACGGCGGTCACGAGATCGAGGTGCGGATCCACAGTACCTCCGCCTCCTTCGATGGCGAGCCCTGCCTGCAGATCTTTGCCACCCAGGTGAAGGAGGACGTGGCCGACATCTCCGAGCAACTTGAATACTTCGCCCGCCGCGACCTGCTCACCGGGCTCTACAATCGCAACTACCTGTTCGAGCAGATCGAGGCGCGACGTGGCGAGATCGTCAATGGTGACGAGGAGGACACCGGCGCGCTGCTGCTGTTCGAGATCCTCAACCACGACGAGATCAAGCGCCATATCGGCACCACCGGCATGGACAACCTGCTGACCGAATTCGGCAAGAAGGTCGAGGAGCGGGTCGGGGGACAAGGGCTGGTGGCCCGCCACGGGGCGTTCTCCTTCCTGATCCTGCTCGGACGGCTCGACCGCCACCGCACCGCCGAGCTGGCCGACACGCTCAACGGGCTTGCCCGCGAGTATGTCTATACCCAGGGCACGACCTCGGTGACCGTCTCGACGTCGGCCGGCTACCTGGTGCTCGACGAGAACTCCCCGCCGAATGCCGCCGAACTGGTCGACCGGGTCGAGCGCGCCTCCAACCGCGCCGCTCAGGAAGGCAAGTACCAGTCGCGCCTTTACGAACCGGATCTCAAGACCGCCACGGAACGGGAGCAGGACGAAGCCTGGGCGCGCAAGATCAAGACGGCCCTGCGCGAGAGTCGCTTCTCGCTGGTGTTCCAGCCGATCGTCTCGCTGACCGGGGATCGAGAGATCAGTCGCTACGAGGTCTTCGTGCGCATGCTCGACGAGGACGGCAGCCTGATCTCGCCGGCCGAATTCCTCTCGCAGGCCGAACGAGGCGAGCTGATCCAGTCGATCGACCGCTGGGTGGTGCTCTCGGCGGTCAAGCAGATCCACAATGGCGTGAAGAACGGCGAGAAGCCCAAGCTCTACATCCGCATCAGTGACGCCTCGCTCCATGACCCCGAGTTCACCAAGTGGCTCGCTCAGCGGCTGCAGATGACCCGTCTGCCGGATACCTTGCTCGCCATCCAGGTATCGGTCGACAAGGCCGGTCACGCCCTGCGACACCTGGCTGACATGCAGGAGGCCCTGCACCCGCTGGGCGGCGAGTTGATCCTGGACGGGTTCGGCGGTTCCGGCGACGACGGTTTCCGCATCCTGGATCACCTGCCGGTCTCGACCATCAAGATCGCCCGGCCGCTGTTGGAGAACTTCGCCCAGGAAACCGCCAACCAGGAACGGGTCGGCGAGGTGGTGCAACACGCCAAGCAGGAAGACATGGCGGTGATTGTGCCCAACGTCGAGAACGCGGCCAGCCTGCAGGTCCTCTGGCCGATGGGCGTGGACTTCGTGCAGGGCGATTTCATCCAGGCCCCGCAGGAAAGCCTCGAGTTCGATTTCGCGCAGTTCTGA
- the folB gene encoding dihydroneopterin aldolase, protein MTDADQPLAPPLPTTLSTDRILVQGLEFETIIGILPAERETPQPVRIDLVLEVDSFGQAVISEHIDQTVDYAAVSRRVTEIAREGRFQLVETMAERCCQALLAEFPVRRVTMRAIKPHALAEAAGVGVEITRDMASDMTREAAAGEGA, encoded by the coding sequence GTGACGGACGCCGACCAGCCGCTTGCCCCGCCCCTGCCGACCACGCTGTCCACCGACCGGATCCTGGTGCAGGGACTCGAGTTCGAGACCATCATCGGCATCCTGCCCGCCGAGCGGGAGACGCCGCAGCCGGTGCGCATCGACCTGGTGCTCGAGGTCGACTCTTTCGGGCAGGCGGTGATCAGTGAACACATCGACCAGACGGTCGACTACGCGGCCGTCTCGCGGCGTGTCACCGAGATCGCCCGCGAGGGCCGTTTCCAGCTGGTCGAGACCATGGCCGAGCGCTGCTGTCAGGCCTTGCTGGCCGAATTCCCGGTCCGTCGCGTCACGATGCGCGCGATCAAGCCGCACGCCCTGGCCGAGGCGGCGGGCGTGGGCGTGGAGATCACGCGCGACATGGCCAGCGACATGACCCGGGAGGCGGCGGCCGGGGAGGGCGCATGA
- a CDS encoding EF-P lysine aminoacylase GenX: protein MTEPEQETWRPGASADTLRQRARLKRRLRETLDARDWLEIDAPVLIDSPDFEPNIALFRATLPDGIPAGSLHSSPELAMKRLLCAYPDLPGAYYLGPVFRAFEAGRRHNPEFTMLEWYDNGATLETAIDTTLSLIQTARAALGLSPAAVERHDYGALFHQHCALDPYHADTDTLAQAAGHNGIDVADPADMARDDWLDLLMSLAIEPRLDPSSLTVVTGYPASQAAMARLQTSSFEGREIRTAARFEVYGGGLELANGYHELVDPDEQARRLGVTDAHGPSPSQQRFLAALAHGLPECSGVAMGVDRLLMWLTGAEDIDAVLPFSARRV, encoded by the coding sequence GTGACCGAGCCGGAGCAGGAGACTTGGCGCCCCGGCGCCAGTGCGGACACGCTCCGCCAGCGCGCCCGGCTCAAACGCCGGCTGCGCGAGACACTGGACGCACGCGACTGGCTGGAAATCGACGCCCCGGTCCTGATCGACAGCCCCGATTTCGAGCCGAATATCGCCCTGTTCCGGGCGACCCTCCCCGACGGCATCCCGGCAGGCTCCCTGCACAGCTCGCCCGAGCTGGCAATGAAACGCCTGCTCTGCGCCTATCCCGATCTGCCCGGCGCCTATTACCTCGGCCCGGTCTTCCGCGCCTTTGAAGCCGGACGGCGGCACAACCCCGAGTTCACCATGCTCGAGTGGTACGACAACGGCGCCACGCTGGAGACGGCCATCGACACCACGCTCTCCCTGATCCAGACGGCCAGAGCGGCCCTTGGGCTGTCACCGGCAGCGGTCGAACGTCACGATTACGGCGCGCTCTTCCACCAACACTGCGCCCTCGACCCCTACCACGCCGACACCGACACCCTGGCTCAGGCAGCCGGGCATAACGGCATCGATGTTGCCGACCCGGCCGACATGGCCCGCGACGACTGGCTGGACTTGCTGATGAGCCTGGCAATCGAACCGCGGCTCGACCCGTCGTCGCTGACGGTGGTAACGGGCTACCCGGCCAGCCAGGCGGCGATGGCACGCCTCCAGACCTCAAGCTTCGAGGGTCGGGAGATCCGCACGGCGGCACGGTTCGAGGTCTACGGCGGCGGGCTGGAACTGGCCAATGGCTACCACGAGCTCGTCGACCCTGACGAGCAGGCCCGCCGCCTGGGCGTGACCGACGCCCACGGCCCCTCACCCAGCCAGCAACGCTTCCTCGCGGCCCTGGCCCACGGCCTGCCCGAGTGCAGCGGCGTGGCCATGGGCGTGGACCGGTTGCTGATGTGGCTGACGGGGGCCGAGGATATCGACGCCGTGCTGCCGTTCTCGGCGCGACGGGTCTAA
- a CDS encoding methyl-accepting chemotaxis protein, producing MNQPSLLRRLKWSFVGMGIVMGAIFPVFASFFVEFRDGMLGWFVVGCLGAGLTVGFVNYGLAHLILLRRMGSLARIAAAVRDGNLTQKCTIVSHDSLGEIVTSVNGMIDQLHAQMGDLNRSSDSLSAAAGSLDESVSSVMTAQGRVQAQRERTLGEAREVADGGGRLVGAILEAGHQAGEMQSRAEQTRGQVGESVASITRSQERVEETAALITSLVAARDRIAGMTATIDAVAEQTNLLALNAAIESARAGEHGRGFAVVADEVRKLAGRSGEAARDIGLVMESLGRDVTAADDKMQEASRYSADAERSLRTASGGLSEMLDSVADTVKLTEEAAGHGERHQTAIEQLTADLNSLIEVVERNAETMQSANDAVDSVNREADRLAGQVARFRL from the coding sequence ATGAATCAACCCAGTCTCCTGCGCCGTCTCAAGTGGTCGTTTGTCGGTATGGGTATCGTGATGGGCGCCATCTTTCCCGTCTTCGCGTCGTTCTTCGTCGAGTTTCGCGACGGCATGCTGGGCTGGTTCGTGGTCGGCTGTCTGGGCGCGGGACTGACAGTGGGGTTCGTCAACTACGGCCTGGCCCACCTGATCCTGTTGCGCCGCATGGGGTCGCTGGCGCGGATTGCCGCCGCCGTGCGCGACGGCAATCTCACCCAGAAATGCACCATCGTCAGCCACGACTCGCTCGGCGAGATCGTGACCAGCGTCAACGGCATGATCGACCAGCTGCACGCCCAGATGGGCGATCTCAATCGCAGCAGCGATTCGTTGTCGGCGGCCGCCGGTAGCCTCGACGAAAGCGTCTCCAGCGTGATGACGGCACAGGGGCGGGTTCAGGCGCAGCGTGAGCGCACCCTGGGCGAGGCCCGCGAGGTGGCCGACGGCGGTGGGCGGCTGGTCGGGGCCATCCTCGAGGCCGGTCACCAGGCCGGTGAAATGCAGTCGCGCGCCGAGCAGACGCGCGGCCAGGTGGGCGAGAGCGTCGCCTCGATCACCCGTTCGCAGGAACGTGTCGAGGAAACCGCCGCGCTGATCACCTCGCTGGTGGCCGCCCGAGACCGCATTGCCGGCATGACCGCGACCATCGATGCGGTCGCCGAACAGACCAACCTGTTGGCACTGAACGCGGCGATCGAGTCGGCCCGTGCCGGCGAGCACGGTCGCGGCTTTGCCGTGGTTGCCGACGAGGTGCGCAAGCTCGCCGGCCGTAGCGGCGAGGCCGCCCGGGATATCGGTCTGGTGATGGAATCACTGGGGCGCGACGTGACCGCCGCCGATGACAAGATGCAGGAAGCCAGTCGGTATTCCGCGGATGCCGAGCGCTCCTTGCGGACCGCTTCCGGCGGGCTGTCCGAAATGCTTGATTCGGTGGCCGATACGGTCAAGCTCACCGAGGAGGCCGCCGGCCACGGGGAGCGTCACCAGACGGCAATCGAGCAGCTCACCGCGGATCTGAATTCACTGATCGAGGTGGTCGAGCGCAACGCCGAGACCATGCAGTCGGCGAATGATGCCGTCGATTCGGTCAACCGCGAGGCCGATCGGCTGGCTGGTCAGGTGGCGCGCTTCCGGCTTTGA
- the efp gene encoding elongation factor P: protein MASYSTNEFRAGLKVMLDGDPANIVENEFVKPGKGQAFNRTKLKNLKTGKTIERTFKSGDSLEAADIHEQEMQYLFSDGEEWHFMDPESFEQIMATQEAVGDSAQWLKEQDMCQVTLFNGVPIQVLPPNHVELAVVETDPGLRGDTATGGTKPAKLETGAVVKVPLFIEEGEVLRCDTRTGEYLSRVKT from the coding sequence ATGGCTAGTTACAGCACCAATGAATTCCGCGCCGGCCTCAAGGTCATGCTCGACGGCGATCCGGCCAATATCGTCGAGAACGAGTTCGTCAAGCCCGGCAAAGGGCAGGCGTTCAACCGGACCAAGCTCAAGAACCTCAAGACCGGCAAGACGATCGAGCGCACCTTCAAGTCGGGCGACTCGCTCGAGGCGGCCGACATCCATGAGCAGGAAATGCAGTATCTCTTCTCCGACGGCGAGGAGTGGCACTTTATGGACCCCGAGTCCTTCGAGCAAATCATGGCGACCCAGGAGGCCGTCGGTGACTCGGCCCAGTGGCTCAAGGAACAGGACATGTGCCAGGTCACCCTGTTCAACGGCGTGCCGATCCAGGTGCTGCCGCCCAACCACGTCGAGCTCGCGGTAGTCGAGACCGACCCGGGCCTGCGCGGCGACACCGCCACCGGCGGCACCAAGCCGGCCAAGCTCGAGACGGGCGCGGTAGTCAAGGTGCCGCTGTTCATCGAGGAAGGCGAGGTGCTGCGCTGCGATACCCGTACCGGCGAATACCTCTCGCGCGTCAAGACCTGA
- a CDS encoding phytoene/squalene synthase family protein has translation MSAESTRPSVEPQLAAAECERLARPVGSAFRLASLKLPPARQRAVTALRALDVSLAEIPETVSEPQVAMAKLDWWREALLGMTQGRAEHPVIQSLAAGLEAIGLGEEARREDSPLIAQLEERLGAARIELEYEGFAAETDLEAFLDARYASLFALYGRLLDLPAGQIDAAAQLGRWHGRLDRARLLGRHARLGRVYLPQDTLNRFGLDEADLYREPAPTAREDLFRDELEAIRSGLDAWPVTGRPPRLFRILRAIDREHLRLMQETPAQLTGGRVEISPVRQWWLAWRASW, from the coding sequence ATGAGCGCCGAATCTACCCGCCCCTCGGTCGAGCCCCAGCTGGCGGCCGCCGAATGCGAACGTCTGGCACGGCCGGTGGGCAGTGCCTTCCGGCTGGCCAGCCTCAAGCTGCCGCCCGCCCGGCAGCGGGCGGTGACCGCCCTGCGTGCGCTGGATGTCTCGCTGGCCGAGATCCCGGAGACCGTCAGCGAACCGCAGGTGGCCATGGCCAAGCTCGACTGGTGGCGCGAGGCGCTGCTGGGCATGACCCAGGGGCGAGCCGAGCACCCGGTGATCCAGTCCCTGGCCGCGGGACTCGAGGCGATCGGTCTGGGCGAGGAAGCACGCCGCGAGGACTCGCCACTGATCGCCCAACTGGAAGAGCGGTTGGGGGCGGCGCGCATCGAGCTCGAGTACGAGGGCTTTGCCGCCGAGACGGATCTCGAGGCCTTTCTCGACGCGCGCTACGCCAGCCTGTTCGCCCTGTACGGGCGGCTGCTCGACCTGCCCGCCGGGCAGATCGACGCCGCCGCCCAGCTGGGACGCTGGCACGGCCGGCTCGACCGGGCGCGGCTACTGGGCCGCCATGCGCGACTCGGGCGTGTCTACCTGCCACAGGACACCCTCAATCGCTTCGGGCTGGACGAGGCCGACCTGTACCGCGAGCCCGCACCAACGGCGCGTGAGGACCTGTTCCGCGACGAACTCGAGGCGATCCGATCCGGCCTGGACGCCTGGCCGGTGACCGGCCGACCGCCACGCCTGTTCCGCATCCTGCGTGCCATCGACCGCGAGCATCTGCGCCTGATGCAGGAAACGCCCGCGCAACTCACCGGCGGCCGCGTTGAAATCAGTCCCGTGCGCCAGTGGTGGCTTGCCTGGCGTGCCTCCTGGTAA
- a CDS encoding SDR family NAD(P)-dependent oxidoreductase: MTDSPSSDMARDASTDISFAGQVVLINGATGALGTATAQTLAARGASVILLGRKLDQLDRLADDINQRVLPEVPTEARGEPPVIQPVDFSGAAPEDYATLVDGIERAYGRLDMLVHAMGTAGELAPLAQADLMKFQESLHVNLTAPFALTRSAWPLLEQSDRPRVLFFTDRGTEAYGSAHDIAHAGIERMVRQWAAETPNVWITGFDPGAVNSRLRHARFPGELSEDRQPPCAVMPALLDWLEQGESGAVRRFEAAATT; the protein is encoded by the coding sequence ATGACCGACTCCCCTTCCTCCGACATGGCCCGCGATGCGTCGACTGATATCTCGTTCGCCGGCCAGGTCGTGCTGATCAATGGCGCGACCGGTGCGCTGGGCACCGCCACTGCCCAGACGCTGGCCGCCCGTGGGGCGAGCGTGATCCTGCTGGGTCGCAAGCTCGATCAGCTCGATCGGCTTGCCGACGACATCAATCAGCGGGTCCTGCCCGAGGTGCCTACCGAGGCCCGCGGCGAACCCCCCGTGATCCAGCCAGTGGATTTCTCGGGCGCCGCGCCGGAGGATTACGCCACGCTCGTGGATGGGATCGAGCGGGCCTACGGCCGTCTGGATATGCTGGTCCATGCCATGGGCACCGCCGGTGAACTCGCGCCGCTCGCCCAGGCCGACCTGATGAAGTTCCAGGAGAGCCTGCACGTGAACCTGACCGCCCCGTTCGCGCTGACCCGCAGCGCGTGGCCGCTGCTGGAGCAATCGGACCGCCCGCGGGTGCTGTTCTTCACCGACCGCGGTACCGAGGCCTACGGCAGCGCCCACGACATCGCGCACGCGGGGATCGAACGGATGGTCCGGCAATGGGCGGCGGAAACGCCCAACGTGTGGATCACCGGCTTCGATCCCGGCGCGGTCAACAGTCGCCTGCGCCATGCGCGCTTCCCCGGCGAACTCAGCGAGGATCGCCAGCCGCCCTGCGCGGTCATGCCGGCACTCCTCGACTGGTTGGAACAGGGCGAGTCGGGTGCGGTGCGCCGATTCGAGGCGGCCGCGACCACCTGA
- the epmB gene encoding EF-P beta-lysylation protein EpmB, protein MAAIIPDNPSSSQPAAAARQDADFVELTTPLVESQIDSGDSGDPIALQFRVDPREALEVPGFDADPVGDLAANAVPGVLHKYRGRALLVLTGACAVHCRYCFRRHFPYGDQRLDEQALEQALAYLAADPEMTEVILSGGDPLVLSSRRLAAVVERLAALPHLRRLRIHSRIPTVSPERIDDSLCQLLAAFPGQVVLVAHVNHPRELGAQSAEAFRRLREARVTLLNQAVLLEGVNNDTDVLTELSESLFEQGVLPYYLHQLDPVAGAAHFAVDVEVGRERIEALRARLPGYLVPRFVVEQAGEPSKTPLG, encoded by the coding sequence ATGGCCGCGATCATACCCGATAACCCGTCATCGTCCCAGCCTGCCGCGGCGGCTCGTCAGGATGCCGATTTCGTCGAGCTGACCACGCCGCTGGTCGAGTCGCAGATCGACTCTGGCGACTCGGGCGACCCGATCGCGCTCCAGTTTCGAGTCGACCCGCGCGAGGCGCTCGAGGTGCCCGGATTCGATGCCGACCCGGTGGGGGATCTCGCGGCCAATGCGGTGCCCGGCGTGCTGCACAAGTATCGCGGCCGGGCCCTGCTGGTGCTGACGGGCGCCTGTGCCGTGCATTGTCGCTACTGCTTTCGGCGCCACTTCCCCTACGGCGACCAGCGGCTCGACGAGCAGGCGCTCGAGCAGGCGCTCGCGTACCTGGCCGCCGACCCGGAAATGACCGAGGTGATCCTCTCCGGCGGCGATCCGCTGGTACTCAGCTCCCGGCGCCTCGCGGCGGTGGTCGAGCGTCTGGCCGCGTTGCCCCACCTGCGCCGCCTGCGTATCCATAGCCGGATTCCCACGGTCTCGCCCGAGCGGATCGACGACTCGTTGTGCCAACTGCTGGCCGCCTTTCCCGGCCAGGTGGTGCTGGTCGCCCACGTCAATCATCCGCGGGAACTGGGCGCCCAAAGTGCCGAGGCATTCCGGCGGCTGCGCGAGGCGCGCGTCACCCTGCTCAACCAGGCGGTGCTGCTCGAGGGCGTGAACAACGACACCGATGTGCTCACCGAGCTGTCCGAGTCGCTGTTCGAGCAGGGCGTGTTGCCGTATTACCTGCACCAGCTCGATCCGGTGGCCGGTGCCGCCCACTTTGCGGTCGATGTCGAGGTGGGTCGGGAACGGATCGAGGCATTGCGTGCCCGCCTGCCCGGCTATCTCGTGCCGCGGTTCGTGGTCGAACAGGCCGGCGAGCCCAGCAAGACGCCGCTTGGCTGA